The following are encoded in a window of Chionomys nivalis chromosome X, mChiNiv1.1, whole genome shotgun sequence genomic DNA:
- the LOC130867523 gene encoding uncharacterized protein LOC130867523 — MKNEEEQSEEDGGEMKKDYGGEQRVGEEEERRQEEKERREEQEEMRRMEQEEEKRIQRGEEKKEENGKVFKRKDKGKAQEERERDEEKRGERRRVVVNRREEWSGVWRQKVFERNQEYKREEGTTRSDRREEGYRDKEKEGWKKEEERGAKSKEVERWKRTEDKSERRQERKEEERGVRRIEEEEQEEKEEKKKGRREERWDKSREKERRLDIG, encoded by the exons ATGAAGAATGAGGAAGAACAGAGTgaagaagatggaggagagaTGAAAAAAGATTATGGAGGAG AACAGAGggttggagaggaagaagaaagaagacaggaggaAAAAG agaggagggaagaacaggaagaaatgCGAAGGATGGAG caggaagaggagaaaagaatacaaaggggagaagagaagaaggaagaaaatggaaaagtatTTAAGAGGAAGGA TAAAGGGAAAGcacaagaggagagagaaagggatgaagagaagagaggagagaggaggagggt agtTGTGAATAGAAGGGAAGAGTGGAGTGGAGTGTGGAGACAAAAGGTGTTTGAAAGGAATCAGGAGT acaaaagagaagagGGGACAACCAGAAGTGATAGGAGGGAGGAGGGATATAGagataaagaaaaggaaggatggaagaaggaagaagaaagaggtgcAAAGAGCAAAGAGGTG GAAAGATGGAAGAGGACAGAAGATAAAAGTGaaagaaggcaggaaaggaaggaagaagagagaggagttaGAAGGATAGAGGAGGAA gaacaagaagaaaaagaagagaaaaagaaaggaagaagagaagaaagatgggaTAAGagtagagaaaaggagaggaggctgGATATAGGATGA